From the Pirellulales bacterium genome, the window CGAAGCCACCGCAGAGCAAGCCCAGGGCGGATTCGTAGCTAGGAAATCGCGGATCGTGAACCAGCCCAGCACGTCCACGGCCCAGACGCGTGAGTTCAGCTCGCTCGTACATGCTGCGCAGGTGGCAGTGCCGCTTTCTATCGCCTGGGCGTCGATCGCCGTGCCGGCTTATTGGCTGTCGGGATCGATGGGATTGGCCGCGGCCGGAATTGCCGCCCTGCTGTGTGCTTTCGCCTCGATCGGCGCGGGCGCCGTCGGGGGTCTGCTGGCCGCGAGCGGACAAGTCGTCCCGGCCACGATGTTGGCCATGTTGTTGCGAATGGCATTGCCGCTGGTCTTTGTCATTGTCGTCTGCCGGCAGCCGGGGCCGCTTGTCGAAGCCGGTTTGGTGTACTACTTGATTGGCTTTTATCTAATTGCGTTGGCGGCGGACACACGACACGCCGTCGGGCTGATCCGCTCGGATAGCCGTTCCTCGGGGAATGTGGCAGCATCGCGGGACATAACCGTATCGAGGGGAATGTAACCGTGGCTGGCAGCAACGTTTTCGATCCGGGCCATTTGTTTGGCCACGTGCAGGACGCCGAGCACATCGAGGTTTCGACCAAGGTCGTACCCAGCGGCAAGATCATACTGCCGCAGCCGCTTCGCCTTGACGAGCCGTTGTGGACGGGCAAGACCGGCGTGGTGCAGATCGACAAGATCAACATCTTCGAGCCCATCGAGCTGAAGTTCACGAAGTTCATGTTGTTGGAGACGATCGTAGCACTGCTGGTGGCGGTGGTTTTCATTCGATTGGCGAACAAGATGGCCCACGGCGACCGTCCCAAGGGGCGGCTGTGGAACCTACTCGAAGCGATGGTCCTGTACATCCGCGACGACGTGGCGCGACCGGCGATCGGCGACCATGATGCCGATCGGTTTCTGCCACTGCTCTGGACGATGTTCTTCTTTGTGCTGGGCTGCAACCTGTTGGGTCTGGTGCCGTGGGCCGGTTCGGCCACGGGATCGTTGGCCACGACCGGGGCGCTGGCGATGATTACGTTTGCCACGGTCGTCGGTGCCGGCATGGCCAAGATGGGCGTCGTCGGTTTCTTCAAGTCGCAGGTTCCACATATGGATCTGCCGGGCCCGCTGGCCGTGCTCTTGGTGCCGATGATTTTCGTGATCGAAATGATGGGGCTGTTGATCAAGCATTTTGTGTTGGCAGTGCGTCTTTTGGCGAACATGATGGCCGGCCACTTGGTGCTGGCCGTAATCGTGGCTTTCATCGCCGCTAGCGCCGGTTCAATGACGTTCTGGTGCGTGATGCCGGCCAGCGTGCTGGGGGCAACGGCGCTGAATTTACTCGAGCTGTTCGTGGCCTTCTTACAGGCCTATATCTTTACGTTCTTGTCCGCGTTGTTCATTGGCATGGCCGTCCACCCGCACTAGTTGTGTGCCGGACATAGCGCCAGGCGGATCACTCGGCAAATCTTGTAGAAGAAGGAGACGTGTAACGTGAACAAATTGGTGAAGATCGGCGTGTTGATGTTTGTCGTTCTGTTGGTCGCGGCGCCTGCGTTCGCGCAAGACGCGGCCGGCGCTCCGGCTGCTCCGGCTGTCGGCAAGGGTTCGTTCAGCATCTACCTCGGCGGTGCCTTCGGCGCTGGCTTGGTGATCCTGGGTGCCGGCTTCGGCATCGGCAAAATCGGTTCGGCTGCCGTCGAGAGCATGTCCCGCCAGCCTGAGGCGGCCGGCAACATTCAAACGGCCATGATCATCTCGGCCGCTTTGATCGAAGGTGCCACGTTCTTCGGGCTCATCGTTTGTATGTTGTTCAACAACTAATTCTTCCGCGTCTGTGATCGAGGAAGCATGCCATGGGCGTGTTACGAGTTGGATTGGTCGTGCTGCTAGGTTTGGCAGTGCCATTAGCGCTGGCGACGGGTGTGGCGTCTGCCCAGGAACACGGCAATGCTGCGCACGACGCGGCTGAGCATGGAGCAGCAGGCGACCATGGCACAGGCGATGGTCATGGCGGCGGGGAAGGCCACCGAGGCGCCCCCAGCCCGATGACGATCGACTTCGACCTGGCGATTTTCACCGTGTTGATCTTCGCCATCCTGCTGGCGGTGTTGTGGAAGTTCGCCTGGGGTCCCATCGCTGCGGCACTCGATCTGCGCGAGCAGAAGATTGCCGACAATATCGCCGCGGCCGAGCAGTGCAATGTGGAGGCCAAGCATTTACTGGCGGAGTACGAGGCCAAGCTGGCCGCGGCCCGCGAAGAGGTGCGGGGCATTCTCGACGAAGCGCGTCGCGACGCCGAACATGCTGGACAAGAGCTGATCGCCAAGGCCCGGGCGGATGCCCAAGCCGAGGTTCAGCGCGGCAAGCACGAGATCGAGACAGCCACGTCTCAGGCGCTGAATGAGCTGGCCAAATCCAGCACGAATTTAGCGGTGGACCTGGCCGGCAAGATCGTCAGCGCCAAGCTCAACACGGCGGACCACGCCCGACTGATCGAAGAGGCTCTGGCGAGCTTTCCCAAGGGAGACCACAGCCGAAACTGAGGAGATTAAATGATGAATGGGCGATGATGGATGACGACCGGACGAAGGTCTGCTTATCTTCATTGGCGTGCTTGATTCATCATTTTGCACTTTTACTTTTGCATTTTCATTCCCCATAGCTGCCCATGGCTCAATCCGCACCTACACCCGATGCTGCTCCGCCAGTGACCGATCCCGGTGCGCAGCGCGTGGCCGGGGTTTATGCCAAGGCCTTGCTGGCGGCGGCCGACAAGGCCGGCGTGGCCGAGGCCACGGTCGACGACCTCGAAGCCATCGATCGCGAAGTGCTCGAACGGTTTCCACGGCTGGTGACCGTGCTGGCGTCTGGGTTTGTCAACGCCGACGAGAAACGGCAGATCGTCGACCGGACGTTCGCGGGCCGCGTCTCGCCCTTGGTGCTGAACTTCTTGCGTGTCTTGGCGCAGCACGAAAGACTGGACGCGCTTCGGGACATTGCCCGCGCGGCGCGCGAGCAGTACGACGTGATGCGTGGCCTGGTCCGCGTGGAAGTCACAACGGCTACCACGCTGACCGACGAACTAGCGGCAAAGATCAAAGAACAATTGCGCGGCATGCTCGGGGGCGAGCCCGTGCTGATGACAAGTATCAAGCCCGAACTGATTGGCGGCGTCGTCCTGCGGGTCGGCGACGCGGTGTACGACGGTTCGGTCGCTGCGCGGCTGGCCGACGTCCGCGGCCGCATTATCAACAGGAGTGTCCATGAAATTCAAAGCCGACGAGATAGCTTCAGTCATCCAGCAGGAAATTGAGCACTACGAGTCGCAGATCGACGTCCGCGAAGTCGGACGCGTTCTGGAGGTCGGCGACGGTATTGCGCGCGTGTACGGCCTCTCCGGCGTAATGGCCGGCGAAATGGTCGAGTTTCCCGGCGGCGTCACCGGCATGGCCTTCAATCTTGAAGAGCATTCGGTCGGCGTGATCATCCTGGGCGACTACCTCACGATCACTGAAGGGGACGAGGTAAAGAGCACCGGTCGCCTGTTGAGCGTACCGGTGGGGGACGCCGTGATTGGCCGCGTCGTCGATCCGCTGGGCAATCCTCTGGACGGCAGAGGCCCGATCGTGACCAACGAGCGCCGGCCCGTCGAGTTTATGGCCCCGGGTATCGCCAA encodes:
- the atpE gene encoding ATP synthase F0 subunit C is translated as MYLGGAFGAGLVILGAGFGIGKIGSAAVESMSRQPEAAGNIQTAMIISAALIEGATFFGLIVCMLFNN
- the atpH gene encoding ATP synthase F1 subunit delta gives rise to the protein MAQSAPTPDAAPPVTDPGAQRVAGVYAKALLAAADKAGVAEATVDDLEAIDREVLERFPRLVTVLASGFVNADEKRQIVDRTFAGRVSPLVLNFLRVLAQHERLDALRDIARAAREQYDVMRGLVRVEVTTATTLTDELAAKIKEQLRGMLGGEPVLMTSIKPELIGGVVLRVGDAVYDGSVAARLADVRGRIINRSVHEIQSRRDSFSHPAGN
- the atpB gene encoding F0F1 ATP synthase subunit A: MAGSNVFDPGHLFGHVQDAEHIEVSTKVVPSGKIILPQPLRLDEPLWTGKTGVVQIDKINIFEPIELKFTKFMLLETIVALLVAVVFIRLANKMAHGDRPKGRLWNLLEAMVLYIRDDVARPAIGDHDADRFLPLLWTMFFFVLGCNLLGLVPWAGSATGSLATTGALAMITFATVVGAGMAKMGVVGFFKSQVPHMDLPGPLAVLLVPMIFVIEMMGLLIKHFVLAVRLLANMMAGHLVLAVIVAFIAASAGSMTFWCVMPASVLGATALNLLELFVAFLQAYIFTFLSALFIGMAVHPH
- the atpF gene encoding F0F1 ATP synthase subunit B yields the protein MGVLRVGLVVLLGLAVPLALATGVASAQEHGNAAHDAAEHGAAGDHGTGDGHGGGEGHRGAPSPMTIDFDLAIFTVLIFAILLAVLWKFAWGPIAAALDLREQKIADNIAAAEQCNVEAKHLLAEYEAKLAAAREEVRGILDEARRDAEHAGQELIAKARADAQAEVQRGKHEIETATSQALNELAKSSTNLAVDLAGKIVSAKLNTADHARLIEEALASFPKGDHSRN